A genomic stretch from Thermomonospora umbrina includes:
- a CDS encoding peroxiredoxin, whose protein sequence is MLTVGDQFPEYELTACVSLDADTAFETINHKTYEGKWRVVFFWPKDFTFICPTEIAEFGRLNEEFADRDTQVLGASVDNEFVHFAWRKDHPDLRDLPFPMLSDLNRELSAALGILTADGVAQRATFIVDPNNEIQFSMVTAGSVGRNVKEVLRVLDALQSDELCPCNWNKGEATLDAQKLMVGA, encoded by the coding sequence GTGCTCACTGTCGGTGACCAGTTCCCCGAGTACGAGCTGACCGCCTGTGTCTCGCTGGACGCGGACACGGCGTTCGAGACCATCAACCACAAGACCTACGAGGGCAAGTGGCGGGTCGTGTTCTTCTGGCCCAAGGACTTCACCTTCATCTGTCCGACGGAGATCGCCGAGTTCGGGCGGCTGAACGAGGAGTTCGCCGACCGCGACACCCAGGTCCTCGGCGCGTCCGTCGACAACGAGTTCGTGCACTTCGCTTGGCGCAAGGACCACCCGGACCTGCGCGACCTGCCGTTCCCGATGCTGTCGGACCTCAACCGCGAGCTGTCCGCGGCCCTCGGCATCCTCACCGCCGACGGTGTCGCCCAGCGCGCCACCTTCATCGTCGACCCCAACAACGAGATCCAGTTCTCGATGGTCACCGCGGGCTCGGTCGGCCGGAACGTCAAGGAGGTCCTGCGGGTCCTCGACGCCCTCCAGTCCGACGAGCTGTGCCCCTGCAACTGGAACAAGGGCGAGGCCACGCTGGACGCCCAGAAGCTCATGGTCGGCGCCTGA
- a CDS encoding hydrogen peroxide-inducible genes activator: MAISRPTVAQLRAFLALAEHLHFRDAAATLGMSQPALSGAVAALEEQLDTRLVERTTRRVLLTPAGERVARHAESVLAELDRLVEDVRSTRGPLVGPLRLGVIPTVAPYLLPAVLPRLTREFPDLELSVREEQTDNIVAELSAGRLDVVILALPVPLPGLAELPLYEEDFLLVASGAQEIGPAPVPRQALGELDVILLNEGHCLRDQALDVCREVGARATAATYAASLATLVQLVSGGLGVTLVPQTALPVETRRAEGLAVRRFADPAPSRTIGLAHRATSPRAAEFETLAGTVRAAVGEAHPEVRVRA, encoded by the coding sequence ATGGCTATCAGTAGACCCACCGTGGCCCAGTTGCGCGCGTTCCTCGCGCTGGCCGAGCACCTGCACTTCCGCGACGCCGCCGCCACGTTGGGGATGAGCCAGCCCGCGCTGTCCGGGGCGGTCGCCGCCCTGGAGGAGCAGCTCGACACCCGGCTGGTCGAACGTACGACACGCCGCGTGCTCCTCACCCCCGCCGGGGAGCGCGTGGCGCGTCACGCCGAGTCGGTGCTCGCCGAGCTGGACCGGCTGGTCGAGGACGTGCGTTCCACGCGGGGCCCGCTGGTCGGCCCGCTGCGGCTGGGCGTGATCCCCACCGTGGCCCCGTATCTGCTGCCCGCCGTACTGCCCCGGCTGACCCGCGAGTTCCCCGACCTGGAGCTGTCCGTACGCGAGGAGCAGACCGACAACATCGTCGCCGAGCTGTCCGCCGGACGGCTGGACGTGGTGATCCTCGCGCTCCCCGTGCCCCTGCCCGGCCTCGCCGAGCTGCCGTTGTACGAGGAGGACTTCCTGCTGGTCGCGTCCGGGGCCCAGGAGATCGGGCCCGCGCCGGTGCCCCGGCAGGCGCTCGGCGAGCTGGACGTCATCCTGCTGAACGAGGGGCACTGCCTGCGCGACCAGGCGCTCGACGTGTGCCGCGAGGTCGGCGCGCGGGCCACGGCCGCCACCTACGCCGCGAGCCTCGCCACCCTGGTGCAGCTCGTGTCCGGCGGGCTCGGGGTCACGCTCGTACCGCAGACCGCGCTGCCGGTCGAGACCCGGCGGGCGGAGGGTCTGGCCGTACGGCGGTTCGCCGACCCGGCGCCGTCGCGCACGATCGGGCTGGCCCACCGGGCGACGTCCCCGCGCGCCGCCGAGTTCGAGACGCTGGCGGGAACGGTCCGAGCGGCGGTCGGCGAGGCCCACCCCGAGGTCCGCGTCCGGGCCTGA
- a CDS encoding zinc metalloprotease: MKPLTAVLAVCLLATAAVPQHPSAPSRVSVGRPGADDCPPAQARLRPGEGRDPERNELTPAQAAKVERELAKLLGGLRGRHRSNPPTRVTVPVNFHVLHSGPAGNLTDEQIDRQIRALDSSYDGTLGGEDTRFDFVLREVTRTDEPRWYADPTRHEADFKKRLRKGGPGTLNLYSADLGDQVLGWATFPWLYKSTPAMDGVVVHTKSLPGGTIPGFDRGFTATHEVGHWLGLYHTFQNGCRDPGDRVPDTSPENLPTDGCPLHKDTCPGGDADPIHNFMDYSHDHCMSEFTQGQGDRMHDVWTAYRVDRGPAPRAVVQESR, encoded by the coding sequence GTGAAGCCGCTCACCGCCGTGCTCGCCGTCTGCCTCCTCGCCACCGCCGCCGTTCCCCAGCACCCGTCCGCTCCCTCACGCGTGTCCGTGGGCCGGCCCGGCGCGGACGACTGTCCCCCGGCTCAGGCGCGGCTGCGCCCGGGCGAGGGCCGGGACCCCGAACGCAACGAGCTGACGCCCGCACAGGCCGCGAAGGTGGAACGCGAGCTGGCCAAGCTGCTCGGCGGGTTGCGCGGCCGTCATCGGTCGAACCCGCCCACGCGGGTGACGGTGCCCGTGAACTTCCACGTGCTCCATTCGGGGCCCGCCGGGAATCTGACCGACGAGCAGATCGACCGGCAGATCCGGGCGCTCGACTCGTCCTACGACGGCACGCTCGGGGGCGAGGACACCCGGTTCGACTTCGTCCTCCGGGAGGTCACCCGCACCGACGAGCCCCGCTGGTACGCCGACCCGACCCGCCATGAGGCCGACTTCAAGAAGCGTCTCCGCAAGGGGGGCCCCGGCACGCTCAACCTGTACAGCGCCGACCTCGGCGACCAGGTGCTGGGCTGGGCGACGTTCCCCTGGCTCTACAAGAGCACGCCCGCCATGGACGGGGTCGTGGTCCACACGAAGAGCCTGCCGGGCGGCACCATCCCCGGCTTCGACCGCGGATTCACCGCCACCCACGAGGTCGGCCACTGGCTCGGGCTCTACCACACGTTCCAGAACGGCTGCCGGGACCCGGGCGACCGGGTGCCCGACACCTCACCCGAGAACCTGCCGACCGACGGCTGCCCCCTCCACAAGGACACCTGCCCGGGAGGGGACGCCGACCCGATCCACAACTTCATGGATTACTCGCACGACCACTGCATGAGCGAGTTCACCCAGGGCCAGGGCGACCGCATGCACGACGTGTGGACGGCCTACCGCGTCGATCGGGGGCCGGCTCCGCGGGCGGTCGTTCAGGAGTCGCGGTGA
- a CDS encoding carboxymuconolactone decarboxylase family protein: protein MSVDALKGALPAYAKDTKLNLGSVTTTSQLSDQQLWGTVLACALATGSARVIRELAEDAGDHLSAEAFDAAKAAASIMAMNNVYYRATHLIGDSTYADLPAKLRMSVIGRPGVDKVDFELWCLAVSAINGCGRCLESHEQVLRQAGMSRELIQEALRIAAVVNATAATLEAEAALAPATV from the coding sequence ATGAGCGTTGACGCGCTGAAGGGGGCCCTCCCGGCCTACGCCAAGGACACCAAGCTGAACCTCGGCTCGGTGACCACCACCTCCCAGCTCTCCGACCAGCAGCTCTGGGGCACCGTGCTGGCCTGCGCGCTGGCCACGGGCAGCGCCCGGGTCATCAGGGAGCTGGCCGAGGACGCCGGCGACCACCTGTCGGCCGAGGCCTTCGACGCGGCCAAGGCCGCCGCGTCGATCATGGCCATGAACAACGTCTACTACCGGGCCACCCACCTGATCGGCGACTCCACCTACGCCGATCTGCCCGCCAAGCTCCGGATGAGCGTCATCGGCAGGCCCGGCGTGGACAAGGTCGACTTCGAGCTGTGGTGCCTGGCCGTCTCCGCGATCAACGGCTGCGGCCGCTGCCTGGAGTCGCACGAGCAGGTGCTCCGCCAGGCGGGGATGTCCCGCGAACTGATCCAGGAGGCCCTCCGGATCGCCGCGGTGGTCAACGCCACCGCCGCCACCCTGGAGGCCGAGGCCGCCCTGGCCCCCGCCACCGTCTGA
- a CDS encoding class I SAM-dependent methyltransferase, translated as MDTVEIQRVVAIEDDNWWYRERRAIIARELRRLGEPGRAADIGAAGGGNTRVLLDHGWDAIAIDGSPAAVELARLRGIDAYHGDACYLPLSTGDFDFVMALDLLQHIPDDRTAAGELARVLRPGGTVLISVPSDLALWSARDVMLGHVRRYSRDTLTELIEGAGLRVDRLWSWNVLLRPVVKWRRHRAKPQDSERLNPAVNAGLRAVSMLERRLPVRGIPGTTLFARAHRPEL; from the coding sequence ATGGACACGGTCGAAATACAACGGGTCGTCGCGATCGAGGACGACAACTGGTGGTATCGGGAGCGGCGGGCGATCATCGCCCGGGAGCTGCGCCGGCTGGGGGAGCCGGGGCGGGCCGCGGACATCGGGGCGGCCGGGGGAGGTAACACCCGGGTGCTGTTGGATCACGGCTGGGACGCCATCGCCATCGACGGCTCGCCGGCCGCGGTGGAGCTGGCGCGGTTGCGCGGCATCGACGCCTATCACGGCGACGCCTGCTATCTGCCGCTGTCGACCGGTGACTTCGACTTCGTGATGGCGTTGGATCTGCTGCAGCACATTCCCGACGACCGCACCGCGGCGGGGGAACTGGCCCGGGTGCTGCGGCCGGGCGGCACCGTGTTGATCTCCGTGCCGAGCGACCTGGCGCTGTGGTCGGCGCGCGACGTGATGCTCGGCCACGTCCGCCGCTATTCGCGCGACACCCTGACCGAGCTGATCGAGGGGGCCGGCCTGCGCGTCGACCGCCTGTGGAGCTGGAACGTGCTGCTGCGCCCCGTCGTCAAGTGGCGACGACACCGCGCCAAGCCGCAGGACTCCGAGCGGCTCAACCCTGCGGTCAACGCCGGCCTGCGCGCCGTCTCCATGCTGGAGCGACGCCTGCCCGTACGAGGGATCCCGGGCACCACGCTGTTCGCCCGGGCCCACCGCCCGGAGCTCTGA
- a CDS encoding glycosyltransferase family 4 protein translates to MKITYALLHAYGMGGTIRTVINQANAMAAAGHDVRIASVVRRRDDPQFPVDPRVRMVTVTDLRGRPAPPPAPSAPGGRLGRALRLPAPSAPRAGGEPGREVPADEAAKDTFTREVEEGFIEYVQGLDDGVLVTTRPGLNLMSARYAPERLVRVAQDHMHFGRYKPGVRAAILDDYPRLDAVVSLTEQDCEEYRAALGRAVRTERIPNPLHTLDVPRTDHTGKVIVAAGRLTRQKGFDLLLDAFAEVVERHPDWTLRIYGAGPREKRLRAQIHRHHLYNHAFLMGTVQGFDDELAQASIYALSSRFEGFAMVVLEALNCGVPLVSFDCPTGPREIIRDGENGLLVPPEDSAALAAGLCRLIDDRGFRRRLGTVAVSTAAEYGPETIRRRWETLFADLLRTKSPLLGERAADTFLPA, encoded by the coding sequence ATGAAGATCACATACGCACTGCTGCACGCCTACGGCATGGGCGGCACGATCCGCACCGTCATCAACCAGGCCAACGCCATGGCCGCGGCGGGTCACGACGTCCGGATAGCCAGCGTGGTCCGCCGTCGGGACGACCCGCAGTTCCCGGTCGACCCGCGCGTCCGCATGGTCACCGTCACCGATCTGCGCGGGCGGCCCGCGCCGCCGCCCGCGCCCTCGGCGCCCGGGGGCCGGCTCGGCCGAGCCCTGCGCCTCCCCGCCCCGTCCGCGCCCCGCGCCGGCGGTGAGCCCGGACGCGAGGTGCCGGCGGACGAGGCCGCCAAGGACACCTTCACCCGCGAGGTCGAGGAGGGCTTCATCGAGTACGTGCAGGGCCTGGACGACGGGGTGCTGGTCACGACGCGTCCCGGCCTGAACCTGATGTCCGCCCGGTACGCGCCCGAACGGCTGGTGCGGGTGGCCCAGGACCACATGCACTTCGGCCGCTACAAGCCCGGCGTGCGCGCCGCGATCCTCGACGACTACCCGCGCCTGGACGCGGTCGTCTCGCTGACCGAACAGGACTGCGAGGAGTACCGGGCCGCGCTCGGCCGCGCCGTGCGGACCGAACGGATCCCCAACCCGCTGCACACCCTGGACGTGCCGCGCACCGACCACACCGGCAAGGTGATCGTGGCGGCGGGGAGGCTGACCCGGCAGAAGGGCTTCGACCTGTTGCTCGACGCGTTCGCCGAGGTCGTCGAACGCCACCCGGACTGGACGCTGCGGATCTACGGCGCCGGGCCCCGCGAGAAGCGGCTGCGGGCGCAGATCCACCGGCACCACCTCTACAACCACGCGTTCCTGATGGGGACGGTGCAGGGCTTCGACGACGAACTGGCGCAGGCGTCGATCTACGCCCTCAGCTCCCGGTTCGAGGGCTTCGCGATGGTGGTGCTCGAGGCGCTCAACTGTGGGGTGCCGCTGGTGAGCTTCGACTGCCCGACCGGCCCCCGGGAGATCATCCGCGACGGGGAGAACGGGCTGCTGGTCCCGCCGGAGGACTCGGCCGCGCTGGCGGCCGGACTGTGCCGGCTGATCGACGACCGGGGGTTCCGTCGACGGCTCGGCACGGTGGCGGTCAGCACCGCGGCCGAGTACGGGCCCGAGACCATCCGCCGGCGCTGGGAGACGCTGTTCGCCGATCTGCTGCGTACGAAATCGCCCCTTCTGGGCGAACGGGCGGCGGACACGTTCCTTCCCGCGTAG
- the guaA gene encoding glutamine-hydrolyzing GMP synthase: MEQVERVEQSFDTVLVVDFGAQYAQLIARRVRECNVFSEIVPCTMPVAEMLAKRPKAIILSGGPSSVYEPGAPAAPAGLFETGVPTLGICYGHQVMAQALGGLVENSDVAEYGGTTVNVIDGGTLLAGLPEAQSVWMSHRDHTSAAPDGFTVTARTDVTPVAAMEHSERGLYGVQFHPEVIHTEHGMAVLRHFLFDAAGCRPGWTMVNIAEESIEVVRAQVGDKRAICGLSGGVDSAVAAALVQRAIGSQLTCVFVDHGLLRKGEAEQVEKDFVAATGVDLHVVDAQERFLAALAGVTDPEEKRKIIGREFIRVFENAARDIVAAHADSGEVEFLVQGTLYPDVVESGGGTGAANIKSHHNVGGLPDDLAFALVEPLRTLFKDEVRALGEQLGLPSEIVWRQPFPGPGLGIRIIGEVTRDRLDLLREADAIAREELTRAGLDRDIWQFPVVLLADVRSVGVQGDSRTYGHPVVLRPVTSEDAMTADWARLPYDVLQRISTRITNEVREINRVVVDITSKPPGTIEWE; this comes from the coding sequence CTGGAGCAGGTCGAGCGGGTCGAGCAGTCCTTCGACACGGTGCTCGTCGTCGACTTCGGCGCCCAGTACGCGCAGCTCATCGCGCGGCGCGTCCGTGAGTGCAATGTCTTCAGCGAGATCGTCCCGTGCACCATGCCGGTGGCGGAGATGCTGGCCAAGCGGCCCAAGGCGATCATCCTGTCCGGCGGCCCTTCCTCGGTCTACGAGCCGGGGGCCCCGGCCGCGCCCGCGGGCCTGTTCGAGACCGGGGTGCCCACGCTGGGCATCTGCTACGGCCACCAGGTGATGGCCCAGGCCCTCGGCGGTCTGGTGGAGAACTCCGACGTCGCCGAGTACGGCGGCACCACCGTCAACGTGATCGACGGCGGGACGCTGCTGGCCGGGCTGCCCGAGGCCCAGTCGGTGTGGATGTCGCACCGCGACCACACCAGCGCCGCCCCCGACGGTTTCACCGTGACCGCGCGCACCGACGTCACCCCGGTCGCCGCGATGGAGCACTCCGAGCGCGGCCTGTACGGGGTGCAGTTCCACCCCGAGGTGATACACACCGAGCACGGCATGGCGGTGCTGCGGCACTTCCTGTTCGACGCGGCCGGCTGCCGTCCCGGCTGGACGATGGTCAACATCGCCGAGGAGTCCATCGAGGTCGTCCGCGCCCAGGTCGGCGACAAGCGCGCCATCTGCGGCCTGTCCGGCGGGGTCGACTCGGCGGTGGCCGCCGCCCTCGTGCAGCGCGCCATCGGCTCCCAGCTCACCTGTGTGTTCGTCGACCACGGCCTGCTGCGCAAGGGCGAGGCCGAGCAGGTGGAGAAGGACTTCGTCGCCGCCACGGGTGTCGACCTGCATGTGGTGGACGCCCAGGAGCGCTTCCTCGCGGCCCTCGCCGGCGTCACCGACCCCGAGGAGAAGCGCAAGATCATCGGCCGGGAGTTCATCCGGGTCTTCGAGAACGCCGCCCGTGACATCGTCGCCGCGCACGCCGACTCCGGCGAGGTGGAGTTCCTCGTTCAGGGCACCCTCTACCCCGACGTGGTGGAGTCCGGCGGCGGCACCGGCGCGGCCAACATCAAGTCCCACCACAACGTCGGCGGCCTCCCCGACGACCTGGCGTTCGCGCTGGTCGAGCCGCTGCGCACGCTCTTCAAGGACGAGGTCCGCGCGCTCGGCGAGCAGCTCGGCCTGCCCTCGGAGATCGTCTGGCGTCAGCCGTTCCCGGGCCCCGGGCTTGGCATCCGCATCATCGGCGAGGTCACCCGCGACCGCCTCGACCTGCTCCGCGAGGCCGACGCCATCGCCCGCGAGGAGCTGACCCGCGCCGGCCTCGACCGCGACATCTGGCAGTTCCCGGTGGTCCTGCTCGCCGACGTGCGCTCCGTCGGCGTTCAGGGCGACAGCCGCACCTACGGCCACCCGGTCGTCCTCCGCCCGGTGACCAGCGAGGACGCCATGACCGCCGACTGGGCCCGGCTCCCGTACGACGTCCTCCAGCGGATCTCCACCCGCATCACCAACGAGGTCCGCGAGATCAACCGCGTGGTGGTCGACATCACCAGCAAGCCCCCGGGCACCATCGAATGGGAGTGA
- a CDS encoding GMC family oxidoreductase has protein sequence MEFDFDVLIVGSGFGGSVSALRLTEKGYRVGVAEIGRRFDDPAGAPGARHGALPKTSWRARRYLWAPGLGMTGIQRMHVLRGEKGSRVLVLAGAGVGGGSLVYANTLYEPLQPFYDDPQWKEITDWRAELAPHYDQAKRMLGVVENPTMTAADKAMKRVAERMGRGDTFHRTPVGVLFGDAPGEEVDDPYFGGVGPRRRNCTECGECMTGCRHGAKNMLTENYLYLAERAGAKVMAMTGVRSVTPLEGGGYEIELVRTGSLGRGRRTVRAEQVIFAAGTYGTQKLLHRMKATGRLNRLSDRLGVLTRTNSEAILGAERFRRKGDDHTKGVAITSSFHPDDDTHIEPVRYGKGSNAMSLIRSVLIDGTAEDGSGRAPRWLKMIKYGFTHPWDVPRLFNNRHWSERIVIALVMQVKDNSITVRPRKGVLGWTLRAGRGHGEPNPTWIPKAHDATRKLAEEVGGIAGGTWLDLFDIPTTAHFIGGCAIGASPENGVIDPYHRVYGHQGLHVVDGSAISANLGVNPSLTITAQAERAMSMWPNKGEEDTRPALGSAYRRLTPVAPKNPVVPVAAPAALRLPIVEIT, from the coding sequence ATGGAGTTCGACTTCGATGTGCTGATCGTGGGGTCGGGATTCGGCGGCAGCGTCTCGGCGCTGCGGCTGACCGAGAAGGGCTACCGCGTCGGGGTGGCCGAGATCGGTCGCCGCTTCGACGACCCGGCCGGAGCCCCCGGCGCCCGGCACGGCGCGCTGCCCAAGACGTCCTGGCGCGCCCGGCGCTACCTGTGGGCGCCGGGGCTGGGCATGACCGGCATCCAGCGGATGCACGTGCTGCGCGGCGAGAAGGGCAGCCGGGTGCTGGTCCTGGCCGGCGCGGGCGTCGGCGGCGGGTCCCTCGTGTACGCCAACACGCTGTACGAGCCCCTCCAGCCGTTCTACGACGACCCCCAGTGGAAAGAGATCACCGACTGGCGGGCCGAGCTGGCGCCGCACTACGACCAGGCCAAGCGGATGCTGGGCGTGGTGGAGAACCCGACCATGACCGCCGCCGACAAGGCCATGAAGCGGGTCGCCGAGCGGATGGGCCGGGGCGACACGTTCCACCGCACCCCCGTCGGCGTGCTGTTCGGCGACGCGCCCGGCGAGGAGGTCGACGACCCGTACTTCGGCGGGGTCGGCCCGCGCCGCCGCAACTGCACCGAGTGCGGCGAGTGCATGACCGGCTGTCGGCACGGCGCCAAGAACATGCTCACCGAGAACTACCTGTACCTGGCCGAGCGGGCGGGCGCCAAGGTCATGGCGATGACCGGCGTGCGCTCGGTGACCCCGCTGGAGGGTGGCGGGTACGAGATCGAGCTGGTCCGCACCGGCTCGCTGGGCCGCGGCCGGCGCACCGTCCGGGCCGAGCAGGTGATCTTCGCGGCCGGCACCTACGGCACCCAGAAGCTGCTGCACCGGATGAAGGCCACCGGCCGGCTGAACCGGCTGTCGGACCGGCTGGGCGTGCTCACCCGGACCAACTCCGAGGCGATCCTGGGCGCCGAGCGGTTCCGCCGCAAGGGCGACGACCACACCAAGGGCGTGGCGATCACGTCCTCGTTCCATCCCGACGACGACACCCACATCGAGCCCGTCCGCTATGGCAAGGGCTCCAACGCGATGTCCCTCATCCGTTCCGTGCTGATCGACGGGACCGCCGAGGACGGCTCCGGCAGGGCCCCGCGCTGGCTGAAGATGATCAAGTACGGGTTCACCCACCCGTGGGACGTCCCCCGGCTGTTCAACAATCGGCACTGGTCCGAGCGCATCGTGATCGCGCTGGTCATGCAGGTGAAGGACAACTCGATCACGGTCCGGCCGCGCAAGGGCGTGCTGGGCTGGACGCTGCGGGCCGGGCGGGGGCACGGGGAGCCGAACCCCACCTGGATCCCCAAGGCGCACGACGCCACCCGCAAGCTGGCCGAGGAGGTCGGCGGCATCGCGGGCGGGACCTGGCTGGACCTGTTCGACATCCCCACCACCGCGCACTTCATCGGCGGCTGCGCCATCGGCGCCTCGCCGGAGAACGGCGTCATCGACCCCTACCACCGGGTCTACGGGCACCAGGGCCTGCACGTGGTGGACGGCTCCGCGATCTCGGCCAACCTGGGCGTGAACCCGTCCCTCACGATCACCGCCCAGGCGGAGCGGGCCATGTCGATGTGGCCGAACAAGGGCGAGGAGGACACCCGTCCCGCCCTCGGCTCCGCCTACCGACGCCTGACCCCGGTCGCCCCGAAGAACCCCGTGGTCCCCGTCGCGGCCCCGGCCGCCCTCCGCCTCCCGATCGTCGAGATCACCTGA
- a CDS encoding CDP-alcohol phosphatidyltransferase family protein, whose translation MATFSLDDVRRVCKGRDAWWTVLLVDPIAIRLTLVVANRTSITPNQLTAVAFALGMGAAGCFALGSPGWLVIGALLYHVGFVVDCMDGKIARLKRTGTLFGGWLDFMLDRVRDSVCALALMAGQYVRTGHSAYLYAGMAVLALDMFRYVNGPQIVKVRRSMRSAVNAARRRMAEPEEETRDDETEPDGDAETALEPAPNTDLHRQFDSQFPWYRRIRRSLLRRRVRTHLVSGIEFQMAVFIIGPVTGAIIPATAVAGTLLALFELVIIYKFWLSTRTHTRVMAALGEAAAPTPATPADAPLPSPDLTPATADQD comes from the coding sequence ATGGCGACGTTCTCCCTGGATGACGTGCGCAGGGTCTGCAAGGGCCGCGATGCGTGGTGGACGGTTCTGCTGGTCGATCCGATCGCGATCCGGTTGACGCTGGTCGTCGCGAACCGGACCTCGATCACCCCGAACCAGCTCACCGCCGTCGCCTTCGCCCTGGGCATGGGCGCGGCGGGCTGTTTCGCGCTCGGCTCCCCGGGCTGGCTGGTGATCGGCGCCCTGCTCTACCACGTGGGCTTCGTGGTGGACTGCATGGACGGCAAGATCGCCAGACTCAAGCGCACCGGCACGCTGTTCGGCGGCTGGCTGGACTTCATGCTGGATCGGGTGCGGGACAGCGTGTGCGCGCTGGCCCTCATGGCCGGCCAGTACGTCCGCACCGGCCATTCCGCCTACCTCTACGCCGGCATGGCGGTGCTGGCCCTGGACATGTTCCGCTACGTCAACGGCCCGCAGATCGTGAAAGTCCGCCGTTCGATGCGCTCGGCCGTGAACGCGGCCCGCCGCCGGATGGCCGAACCCGAGGAGGAGACCCGAGACGACGAGACCGAACCCGACGGCGACGCCGAGACCGCCCTGGAGCCGGCGCCGAACACCGACCTGCACCGCCAGTTCGACAGCCAGTTCCCCTGGTACCGCCGCATCCGCCGCTCGCTGCTGCGGCGACGGGTCCGCACCCATCTGGTGAGCGGGATCGAGTTCCAGATGGCCGTGTTCATCATCGGCCCGGTGACCGGCGCGATCATCCCGGCCACGGCGGTGGCGGGCACCCTGCTGGCCCTGTTCGAGCTGGTCATCATCTACAAGTTCTGGCTGTCGACCCGTACGCACACCCGCGTCATGGCGGCGCTGGGCGAGGCGGCGGCCCCCACCCCCGCGACCCCCGCCGACGCCCCGCTGCCGAGCCCCGACCTGACCCCGGCCACCGCCGACCAGGACTAG
- a CDS encoding SRPBCC family protein yields the protein MELDHEFTVPVPVDQTWSALLDVERVARCMPGATLDSTDGEEHTGRFKVRLGAMTITYRGTAALTEADEPARTITVKANGKEARGSGTASALFKARLTETDGATRVTIHTSLDVTGRPAQFGRTLLTEAAAKILTRFAKSLETELHPEPGPAPAPDTEAAPQPTAAPLPEPTTAPVTEPEPEGASQRADAGDAAQGAVAERLGEPDLGPEGVGGPATGSGGESGSEPAAEGGPEVEVVRGSDEGGVGEVGGTVSVPRPREGGQVAEGGVGFRAEPSVGEGSEGEDPQGRARARRAAPAVGALAALLAVRYLFRRRRGRHRR from the coding sequence ATGGAGCTCGACCACGAGTTCACCGTGCCGGTACCGGTGGATCAGACCTGGTCGGCGCTGCTGGACGTGGAACGGGTGGCCCGCTGCATGCCGGGCGCCACCCTCGACTCGACGGACGGCGAGGAGCACACCGGCCGCTTCAAGGTACGGCTCGGCGCGATGACCATCACCTACCGGGGCACCGCCGCCCTCACCGAGGCGGACGAGCCCGCCCGCACGATCACCGTCAAGGCGAACGGCAAGGAGGCCCGCGGCTCCGGCACCGCCTCCGCCCTCTTCAAGGCCCGCCTCACCGAGACGGACGGCGCCACCCGTGTCACGATCCACACCTCGCTGGACGTCACCGGCCGCCCGGCCCAGTTCGGCCGCACCCTCCTCACCGAGGCGGCCGCCAAGATCCTCACCCGCTTCGCCAAGTCCCTGGAAACCGAACTCCACCCCGAGCCCGGCCCCGCCCCCGCACCCGACACCGAAGCCGCCCCCCAACCGACCGCCGCGCCCCTCCCCGAGCCGACAACCGCTCCGGTAACCGAGCCCGAGCCCGAGGGCGCTTCCCAGCGGGCGGACGCGGGGGACGCCGCGCAAGGGGCGGTTGCGGAGAGGCTCGGGGAGCCCGATCTCGGCCCGGAGGGCGTTGGCGGGCCGGCTACGGGTTCCGGGGGCGAGAGCGGCTCGGAGCCCGCCGCCGAGGGGGGTCCCGAGGTGGAGGTCGTTCGCGGGTCGGACGAGGGGGGCGTGGGCGAGGTCGGGGGAACGGTCTCCGTGCCCCGTCCGCGAGAGGGCGGGCAGGTGGCCGAGGGCGGGGTGGGGTTCCGGGCGGAGCCGAGCGTCGGCGAGGGCTCCGAGGGCGAGGATCCGCAGGGGCGGGCGAGGGCTCGGCGGGCTGCGCCGGCGGTCGGGGCATTGGCGGCGCTGCTGGCCGTGCGGTACCTGTTCCGGCGGCGTCGGGGACGGCATCGCCGCTGA